The Mycolicibacterium mucogenicum DSM 44124 genomic sequence TTTGACCCGGGCGGCCGAGAGGCCGCGACGAACGGTGGCGGTGCTGATCTGTGGCCGGCCCATGCCGGCAGTTTAGAAACCTGACAGTAAGGTAACCGAACCGAGTCTTGTCGTGCCATCCCGACAGCGGGTCAGCGAAGTCTCCACCCAGGGCGGATGTCGCACGGGCACAACAAGTTTGGCTGGATACGGGAAACCTGCGCGTCTGTCGCCGGGCGGCCGTCGCCGACCGCTTCCGGTGCGCGGCGGGTTTCGAGGTCAGCGCGCGGGGTTCGAGTACACCCGCGTCGGTGAGATGAGCACCGCGGCACGGCCCTCGTCTCGCATGACGCGGTCGTAGGTGTCCCAGTCGTCATGGGTGCCGCCCGCGGCGGTAAAGACGTTGCGCAACAACACCCTCAGGGTCTCGGCGTCGGTGTCGTCAGGCCCGATGACCTCCGCCGTCCCCTCGACCGTCAGCCACTGCCACCCTGCGTGCGCGACGACCGAGGTGCGCGAATCGGCGCGCAGATTGCGCAGCTTGCGGGTGGACCCGATGGCGACGAGCGCGACGACCGGTGCCCCGGTCGTCGGATGCGGCAGCACGCCGGCATTGACCACCGAGGATTGGATGCTGCCGTCACTGCGCAGGGTGTTCAGCACCACCAGCCCGTGATCACGCGCGGACAGCTCGGCGAATTCAGTCAGGTCGGTCATGGTGTCCTCACTCCGCCACGTCAAATGCGGCAATGACTTTCGTCGGTTTGATCCGGACCACGAGTTCACCGGGGACGGCGTTGCGGCGGCCGTATTCCTCGGCGCGGTCGGCGCCCATGTAGCGGCCGCCGGTACGGGTGGCGATGTCGAGAAGCTCGTCGGGCTCCTCGCTGATCGCCGCGACGCCCTGAATTTGGACGAACGCATAGGGCGGGGACGTGTCGTCGACGCACAGCACCACGCGCGGGTCGCGGGCCAGCGCCCGCCCCTTGGCGGTGTCCTTGCCGGTGTTGAACACCAGCTCGCCGCCATCCACCACGAACCACACGGGTGCGGCCAGCGGCCGGCCGTCAGCCGCCACCCAGCCGAGCACCGCGGTACGTGTGCCCTCGGACAGAAACGCGATCACATCGTCGGAAAGTTCGCCCATGTGGCCACGCTACGCCCGGCGACCGACGGCCGGATGCCGGGCAGTCTGGCCGCAAAACTTCAGGTGCGCCGCCGGGCGAACAGGTAGTACCGCGCCGGGTTCTTGCCGTTGTGATCCAAGCCGGGTTCGTCACCGCTGTCGAGCAGCGTCCACCCGAGCGCGAAGCGCCGCTCCACTTCGGCCGGATCGATCCCGGGCACCCCGAACGAGGCGCCCGGCACGAACGCGACGATCAGCAGGCGCGCGTCCGCCGCCGCGACCGCCGTCACCTCGCCGACGTAGGCGTCGCGGTCGTCGGCGCTCATGCCGTGCAGGCACCCGTTGTCGACGATCAGCGCGAAGTCGGCGCCGATGCCCTGGCCCGTCAGCCGGGTGGCGTCGGCCTGGTCGAACCGCACCGCGCCCGACGCCGAGGCGTCCCGCTTCGCGGCTTTCGCGCGCGCCTTCTGGACTGCGGTCGCGACGTAGTCGATGCCGGTGACGTCCCAGCCGAGTCCGGCCAGATACAACGCGTTGTCGCCGGTGCCGCAACCGATGTCGAGTGCGGTGCCCGGCGTCAGGGCATTGTCACCCTCGACCAGCTCACGCAGGCTGTTGGCTAGTGGATGCCCGTCCCACGGGGTAAATCCGAGCCGGTAGAAGACCCGGAACAGACGCTGTCGGGACGACATGGCATCACAGCGCCCCGAGGTCGGCCGACAGCCAGTGCTTCGGGTCGACGGTGACGGTCACGCTGGGGCCGTGCTCGCGCCGGGCGATCTCGAGGTAGGCCGGGGCCTTCTCCTTACCGAGGTAGCGCTCGGCCATCTCGACCAGCTGCTCATCGGTGCCGGTCTCGATGCTGAGCACCGGGCCGTCGACCGCGACGTAGCGGACTGTCGGCTCGAGCCGCTCGGCCATCAGCGACACGTGCCCGGCCGCCTGGATCAGCTTGTGCTTGCGGGAGTCGAGACCGGTGAGCAGCCACAGCTTGCCGCCGGGGCTGTACTGGTACCAGATCGGCACCGTCAGGGGACCGCGGTCCGGGCCGGCGTTGACCGACAGCGCCCCGATGTGTGGTTCGGCCAGAAATTCTTCGCGTTCATCCTTGGAAAGGGCCATGAATCCAACGTAGCGAAAATGGGTGACACCGCAGCGGCTTCGGCCACACGCGTAGACGTCAGTCCGGCAGCGGCATGGTGTCGTACAGCCGGACGCCCTTCTCGTTGAGCCGGGCCAGCCGTTGCGTCAGGCCCCTGGGCAACACCGATATGGTCCGCGCGACGCCGAGGAGTGCCCTTGCGCCCCAAGCAGATCCCGGCACGATGGTTCTGGCGTTGACCTGCGCCATGGTGCGGCTGCCGGCCACCGGTGCGGCCATGGTCCGTTCGTAGGCGGCGAACGCGGCAGTGTGATCGCCGCGAGCCGCGGTCAAGGCATGTGCCAGGACGTACGCGCCGTACACCGCGAGGCTGGTGCTGCCGCCGACTCCCGGACCGGGGCAGTACCCGGCGTCCCCGACCAGCGTGACGCGTCCCCGCGACCAGGTACTCATCTCCAGTTGGGTGATGGCGTCGAAGTAGAACGCCGGCGTATGGTCCATCTCCCGCAGCCAGTGGTCGACTTCGGGGACCAGGCCGGCGAACGCCGCGTGCAAGTGGCGCTGCTGCGCGGCGACGTCGCGGTAGTGGTAGTCCAGCGGCGCATCGGTGCGGAACATGAACACCGCTCGGGCGTCCTCGAGATGGTCGGCGCTGTACACCATGGCGATCTTCCGCGGCGCCAGGTAGCCGCTCATCTCACCTTTGGGCGCAAGCATTTTCGGCACCGACACCACCGCCAGATAGCCGCCGAGAAACCGTTCTCTGGCCACATCACCGAAGGTCAGCTGCCGGACCCCGGAGTGCAGGCCGTCGGCGCCGATCACCAGGTCGAACCGCTCGGGAGTGCCGTGCTCGAACGTCACCTCGCCGGCGTCGGTGATGGACGTGATCTGGTCCCCGAAGCGGAACTCGGCGTCGTCACGGACGGCGTCGTAGTACGCCTGGCTGAGGTCGTCGCGCATGATCTCGACGTGCCGGTCGGACATGGCCGCGATGAGTTTGACGTAGTCGATGCTGTTCCACCGGTTCTTGGGCGGACGGTTGAGCGAGAGGATCGTGGTCCCGGTGGCGCGGGCCTCGATCCGGTCCAGAACGCCCATGCGTTCGGAGATTTCCATGGCCGGCCGGAAGAGGTCGACGGCATGACCACCGGTCTTGCGCAGGGCCGGCGCGCGTTCGACCACCGTCACGTCGAATCCGTTGCGGGACAGCCAGTAGGCCAGGACCGGTCCGGCGATGCTGGCGCCAGAGATGAGCACCTTCATGGATTCCTCCGCATTTACTTAACGGTCGGTAAGTGGATGTCGGGTCAGCTTACCGCCCGTTAAGTAAGTTAGGGTGGCCACGTGGCGAGAACCCCGTCCGAGACCCGCACGCGCATCCAGGATGTGGCGCGCGAGCTATTCAGTCAGAAGGGCGTGCAGCGCACCAGCCTGCAGGACATCGCCGATCAGCTCGGCATCAGTAAACCCGCGCTCTACTATCACTTCAGCTCGCGTGAGGACCTCGTGCGCAGCATCCTGCAGCCGCTGGTCGACGAGGGCGAGGAATTCGTGGCCGCCCAGGAACGCCTGCGCGGTTCGGCCCGGGCCACCCCGCGCGAGCTGTTGCAGGGCTACTTCGACTTCCACTACCGACACCGGGCCGACCTCATGCTCATCGTCACCGAGCTGACGACGCTCGCCGACCTGGGGCTGATCGACAGCATGCTGGCGTGGCGCGAGCGGCTGGGCAAGCTGGTCTTCGGGCGGCGACCCACCCTCGAACAGGCCACGCGGGCCGTCATCGCGTTCGGCGGTCTGCAGGACTGCTGCCTGCAGTTCCCGGACGTGCCGGCCGACCAGCTGAGGCGGGCGACGGTTGACGGCGCGATGGCCGCGCTCGGGCTGCCGGACTGAGGGCATTCGCGCCGACCACACCTGGTCAGGATGTCGCGCGCAGTGCCCCACACGGCGGCGTCGGTACGATTGCCCCATATCGGTCTGAGCGATCGACGCCGAACGCAACGGAGAGTGCCTGTTGGAGATCCC encodes the following:
- a CDS encoding TIGR03618 family F420-dependent PPOX class oxidoreductase yields the protein MTDLTEFAELSARDHGLVVLNTLRSDGSIQSSVVNAGVLPHPTTGAPVVALVAIGSTRKLRNLRADSRTSVVAHAGWQWLTVEGTAEVIGPDDTDAETLRVLLRNVFTAAGGTHDDWDTYDRVMRDEGRAAVLISPTRVYSNPAR
- a CDS encoding PPOX class F420-dependent oxidoreductase, yielding MGELSDDVIAFLSEGTRTAVLGWVAADGRPLAAPVWFVVDGGELVFNTGKDTAKGRALARDPRVVLCVDDTSPPYAFVQIQGVAAISEEPDELLDIATRTGGRYMGADRAEEYGRRNAVPGELVVRIKPTKVIAAFDVAE
- a CDS encoding class I SAM-dependent methyltransferase, with product MSSRQRLFRVFYRLGFTPWDGHPLANSLRELVEGDNALTPGTALDIGCGTGDNALYLAGLGWDVTGIDYVATAVQKARAKAAKRDASASGAVRFDQADATRLTGQGIGADFALIVDNGCLHGMSADDRDAYVGEVTAVAAADARLLIVAFVPGASFGVPGIDPAEVERRFALGWTLLDSGDEPGLDHNGKNPARYYLFARRRT
- a CDS encoding pyridoxamine 5'-phosphate oxidase family protein, whose translation is MALSKDEREEFLAEPHIGALSVNAGPDRGPLTVPIWYQYSPGGKLWLLTGLDSRKHKLIQAAGHVSLMAERLEPTVRYVAVDGPVLSIETGTDEQLVEMAERYLGKEKAPAYLEIARREHGPSVTVTVDPKHWLSADLGAL
- a CDS encoding FAD-dependent monooxygenase; amino-acid sequence: MKVLISGASIAGPVLAYWLSRNGFDVTVVERAPALRKTGGHAVDLFRPAMEISERMGVLDRIEARATGTTILSLNRPPKNRWNSIDYVKLIAAMSDRHVEIMRDDLSQAYYDAVRDDAEFRFGDQITSITDAGEVTFEHGTPERFDLVIGADGLHSGVRQLTFGDVARERFLGGYLAVVSVPKMLAPKGEMSGYLAPRKIAMVYSADHLEDARAVFMFRTDAPLDYHYRDVAAQQRHLHAAFAGLVPEVDHWLREMDHTPAFYFDAITQLEMSTWSRGRVTLVGDAGYCPGPGVGGSTSLAVYGAYVLAHALTAARGDHTAAFAAYERTMAAPVAGSRTMAQVNARTIVPGSAWGARALLGVARTISVLPRGLTQRLARLNEKGVRLYDTMPLPD
- a CDS encoding TetR/AcrR family transcriptional regulator, which translates into the protein MARTPSETRTRIQDVARELFSQKGVQRTSLQDIADQLGISKPALYYHFSSREDLVRSILQPLVDEGEEFVAAQERLRGSARATPRELLQGYFDFHYRHRADLMLIVTELTTLADLGLIDSMLAWRERLGKLVFGRRPTLEQATRAVIAFGGLQDCCLQFPDVPADQLRRATVDGAMAALGLPD